TCTTCTATTCTGATGAGCGATaagttcattgaaaatattcttatttgaaATCATTCTCAAGAGGTAACTGCAAAGGAGCTTGCAAGTGCTGAAATATGGATTCCTAAATTTAAGATTGTTGCTAAGAGAGAAAGACGGCTGTCTTGGCAGTGAACAACAGCAAAGTTGACATGTCACTAACAGCTGCAAAGTTTAATACGATAAGACCGCTGCTGACGGCGAAGTGATTAAAGAGTTGGAGTGGGTAATGGAATATTCAAGCCGTAGGTGTGTTACAAACTCGCATGCCGTGTTCATTTTAATTTCCCAAACACTGAATAACGTTATATTTACTCCGAATTTTCTCAGACTGTTTCGACATGTTTCAGTATAAATGACGAttcaatcactttataaaaCATGTTGGATCGTGATgacaatttattggaaaaagtgGCTTATCTATTCCAAACAGATTGGCATTGATTGGAGGGGGTGGGGGACGATGTGATTATTAAAATgggaaaacatgaaaaatacaTTAATCATTTTTGGTAGCAACAAGGCAtttcattattgattttgaatcaaataatagACCGTTTGCTATTAGAGGTAGGTTTTCTTTATGTTACACGGTACAGCAAACACAGAAAAATACTTACAATTCTTATGGGAATGATCTTATGAGAGGAAGTAGCCTGTTAAAGTCACAAGaggaaaatttgtattattcgataattattcatctcattATCGATAACACAATTCAACGTTTGATATTGTGAAAGAATAACTCGTTTTCGTCACGTTTATatcactcattcactctctgTATGTAATGAAGTATAACCAAagtgaatgagaaaaatatatcataataaGACATCCCGTGGTATGATTTTCCCGTGTTTATGTTCCATATTTCTGTTTAAATTAAGCTGATGATACATGTAGTTCTTTTTTGTGGAGAACAAAACAGAACCGTGATAATCGACAGTAGTCgtaataatcggcttgagataacaaaaatcggcttggaatttggaacatggaCCACCTTTATCATCaaggaatatcttcttatgctattttttctctttacGTATTTGtactattattatgaatatagaAATACAGTAGTGACAAACCCGTAACAACATACACAGCATACCTAGGTATCTGTGACTATACTGAATCAATTAACAAATCATGGACCACAGAGAAAAATGAACTCACAttaaatatttccaatatttatttgaagttttcatAACTCTCTTCGTGCAATATAttcgtttttttattattaacttttttattgattgattgacattgTTCAGATACTGTGTGTAAGAATGATATTGTTGTGGTAGTGTAACTGACAACTCACTACGTACAAATTGAAGTGGGTCTATGTTCACAAAACTTGTAGCGCTTCAGagcagaattaattgatttcttGACAACGTCGTTGACTAGAGGGAAAATGACTTCTTGGACGTCGGTCGGTTTAATCCACGGCCAGTCTCTAGAGCCCATCATCGAGAAAGATATAGCATTTTTATCCTCGTATTCGAAAATCACTCGCGCAAATCTCTTTGGATAAACATTTAACACTTCATCTCCACATCCCTTGGATTTGTTGTATGATTTGATTTCAATATATAAAGCATTAACCTTCACTTTGATGGTCATTCTCCCCACCTGTCGGACTCCATCAAATTGCTGGTCGTAGTTGTTGTACACAATTCTCAGTTTATCGATAGTCAAATGAAATCCTACAGTGGTGTTGGTGGTGAAACGGGGTTCGCCTTGCAGACGCATCGTGCTCAGATCGGTGAGGGTGCCTTCCGAACCGTGCACCTCGGCTGTCCCACTGCGAAGTCGCTCAATGGTTTTTGTGAGGTTGTTGACATGTATGGCGTCCAAACCATTATTCCTTATCGATTCGGATGTGTGACTCAGCAGTTCGTCAATTGAAGTCCTCAGCAgctgaaatataaaaaatatatcaaattataaCAGATTAGGAAGCTATAcaacaatcctattatattgagcgagcaatttctgtatttatataactggttatttttatatctggctatttttatatctggttatttatgtttaacggatctcaaaacggctctaacgattttcacgaaatttggagcatagtaggtttatgatataaagattcgattgcactaggtctcatccttgagaaaactctctgaacgacattaaaagtataattcatccttggctgaaacagctgtggatggtaaaaaagtgagtatgtgaaaaatcaaaatatcgcatccccgaaattcataagctgacgtatagccagctgtaaaatataaacacgatcattttagagaattgtgttctgtttatcaataaataaaaataacgagcaaagctcggtgccccgatattgatattattatgttgtatttcaattacaatataATCCAATAACTTGTAGTACTTGAGTGATCGGGGGAACATAATGGTGTTAAATGAAAGAGTGATGTGAGAGAATCTAAATCTACATCTGTGAAAGATTTTGAGAATTTTCACTGTTTTACTCTCATTTAAAAAAACTGAAGAGTTGATATTATCAAGGTTTCCTTGACCATCACCTTTCTATCATTGTCTTGTAAACATTTTGTGGAAAATTAATTCGAGTAAGATGGTTATACTCGAGGAGCTATATTTTTACAAGTACAA
The sequence above is drawn from the Nilaparvata lugens isolate BPH chromosome 2, ASM1435652v1, whole genome shotgun sequence genome and encodes:
- the LOC120349795 gene encoding uncharacterized protein LOC120349795, coding for MIGHHHNLFYFLVFLCPVSFGEGVSPYTTVKPRVRCQLLRTSIDELLSHTSESIRNNGLDAIHVNNLTKTIERLRSGTAEVHGSEGTLTDLSTMRLQGEPRFTTNTTVGFHLTIDKLRIVYNNYDQQFDGVRQVGRMTIKVKVNALYIEIKSYNKSKGCGDEVLNVYPKRFARVIFEYEDKNAISFSMMGSRDWPWIKPTDVQEVIFPLVNDVVKKSINSALKRYKFCEHRPTSICT